Proteins found in one Prochlorococcus marinus XMU1405 genomic segment:
- the psaK gene encoding photosystem I reaction center subunit PsaK, which translates to MFTTLFAAADPATFSWSPKCAVVMIACNVFAYAIARATIRKPNEGFEIPNSKFYGGLSHASVVGANCLGHIFGIGAILGLASRGVL; encoded by the coding sequence ATGTTTACTACATTATTTGCAGCTGCAGATCCAGCAACTTTTTCTTGGTCTCCAAAGTGTGCCGTCGTAATGATTGCATGTAATGTTTTTGCTTATGCAATTGCAAGAGCAACTATAAGAAAACCTAATGAAGGTTTTGAAATACCTAATTCAAAATTCTATGGTGGTTTAAGTCACGCGTCTGTTGTAGGAGCTAATTGTTTAGGTCACATTTTTGGAATTGGAGCAATCCTAGGATTAGCATCACGTGGTGTTTTATAA
- a CDS encoding DUF3593 domain-containing protein produces the protein MNDLFFKFIEKLGSIDNTLLFAVSIIPYAIFLFYLYKIKFVNIFIKTGFSLTVLFVFITILVSIFTLNYYDKTLVEVDFLHGFAESFLTLSDFVILFGFIKFLNSLEVNNS, from the coding sequence ATGAATGATTTATTTTTTAAATTTATAGAAAAATTAGGTTCAATTGATAACACATTATTGTTCGCTGTATCAATAATTCCATATGCAATATTTTTGTTTTACTTATATAAAATCAAATTTGTTAATATTTTTATAAAAACAGGATTTTCCTTAACTGTTTTATTTGTATTCATAACTATATTGGTATCTATCTTCACACTAAATTACTATGATAAAACCCTTGTTGAGGTTGACTTCCTGCATGGTTTTGCAGAATCATTCCTAACTCTAAGTGACTTTGTTATTTTGTTTGGATTTATAAAGTTTTTAAATAGCTTAGAAGTAAACAACTCTTAA
- a CDS encoding DUF2499 domain-containing protein produces the protein MHELSFGTWLIHISSVIEWIFTIFVIYKISTYKKYNLFFWLSLAMVPNLIGAMCAITWHIFDNQDALYGLVTLQGIFTFIGNSTLALAAIKIFRGKDTYE, from the coding sequence TTGCACGAGCTATCATTTGGAACTTGGTTAATTCATATCTCTTCAGTAATTGAATGGATATTTACCATCTTTGTCATATACAAAATTTCTACATATAAAAAATATAATTTATTTTTTTGGTTAAGCTTAGCTATGGTCCCAAACTTAATAGGAGCCATGTGCGCGATTACCTGGCATATCTTTGATAATCAAGATGCATTATATGGATTAGTAACTCTTCAAGGGATATTTACATTTATAGGAAATTCAACATTAGCCTTAGCTGCAATTAAGATTTTTAGAGGAAAAGATACATATGAATGA
- a CDS encoding peroxiredoxin — protein sequence MRNLVVSILISFILLINCNSAIAFDFAPEVGDMAPNFQLEGFNKNIKSKKIWELIDFQGKWLVMYFYPKDFTAGCTLEAKGFSELKKDFSKYNAEIVGISADNQDSHESFCSEKSINYTLLSDPEGIISDKYGSWIPPFSDRNTFLISPEGEISYRWISVLPINHAKEVLNVLKKKI from the coding sequence ATGAGAAATTTAGTTGTAAGTATCTTAATATCATTTATTTTATTAATTAATTGTAATTCAGCAATAGCTTTCGATTTTGCTCCCGAAGTAGGAGATATGGCTCCAAACTTTCAATTAGAAGGTTTTAATAAAAACATAAAATCAAAAAAAATATGGGAATTAATTGATTTTCAAGGTAAGTGGCTTGTTATGTATTTTTATCCAAAGGACTTTACAGCAGGTTGCACTCTTGAAGCTAAAGGTTTTTCTGAATTAAAAAAGGATTTTTCAAAATATAATGCCGAAATTGTTGGGATTAGTGCTGATAATCAAGATTCTCATGAAAGTTTCTGCAGCGAAAAATCCATAAACTACACCTTATTATCTGATCCTGAAGGAATTATTAGTGATAAATATGGTTCCTGGATTCCTCCATTTTCAGATAGAAATACTTTTTTGATTTCTCCAGAAGGGGAAATTTCTTACAGATGGATAAGTGTTTTACCTATAAATCATGCCAAGGAAGTACTTAATGTACTGAAGAAAAAAATATAA
- the rpmB gene encoding 50S ribosomal protein L28 — protein sequence MSRICELTGAKANNGMAVSHSHIRTKKLQQVNLQKRRLWWEEGKKWVNIKISTKALKSIQKVGLDKFAKSNGVDLKKF from the coding sequence ATGTCAAGAATTTGCGAACTGACTGGAGCAAAAGCTAATAATGGGATGGCTGTAAGTCACTCACATATCCGTACAAAAAAATTGCAACAAGTCAATCTCCAAAAAAGGAGACTTTGGTGGGAAGAAGGAAAAAAATGGGTAAATATAAAAATTAGTACCAAAGCACTAAAATCTATACAAAAAGTGGGATTAGATAAATTTGCTAAATCAAATGGAGTTGATTTAAAAAAATTCTAA
- the htpG gene encoding molecular chaperone HtpG: MEKGEIRINTENIFPIIKKAVYSDHEIFLRELVSNGVDAISKRRMASMAGDCENTEEAQVKITINREKNTLTISDNGIGMNDEEIKKYINQVAFSSAEEFLTKYKKDNDEFIGHFGLGFYSSFMVADRVDILTKSAIGESKAFKWSCDGSPNFTLEESERDTVGTDVILHLLEEEKEFIEPERIKSLIKKYCDFMPIDVLLEGETINKKNPPWRKQPSELKDEDYIELYKYLYPFQGDPLLWIHLNTDYPYDIQGILYFPKLSGRADWEKGEIKLFCNQVFVSDSIKEIVPKYLLPLRGVIDSTDIPLNVSRSALQTDRKVRSISSFISKKIANKLKDLIKNSPEFYAEIWDSISAFIKIGAIEDEKFADLVNNSIIFETIINSEKDVTKDIENKTLIKSNDKYFTTLANYKERNKITDSKKIIYCSDSIAQSSALNICLSDNKEVIKSDPLIDAQFLPWLESKNEDYQFQRVDSEINELDDKESKEIVDKDGKSNTENLRDTIVKALNNEKVTVKVQSLSSKGAPPAMILLPEQMRRINDMGAYMEQKMPGLPEYHVLLINKEHPLIVGLNKITGNKIILDKKDPLENPLASKIANHVYDMAKLSVGGLDQEQIINLQNNNADLISDLLNSTN; this comes from the coding sequence ATGGAAAAAGGCGAAATTCGTATTAATACCGAAAATATTTTCCCAATTATCAAGAAGGCAGTATATTCTGACCATGAAATCTTTTTAAGAGAACTTGTTAGTAATGGTGTTGACGCAATAAGTAAAAGAAGAATGGCCTCTATGGCAGGTGATTGCGAAAATACTGAGGAGGCTCAAGTAAAAATAACAATTAATCGTGAAAAAAATACATTAACAATTTCCGATAATGGAATTGGAATGAATGATGAAGAAATTAAGAAGTACATAAATCAAGTAGCATTCTCAAGCGCAGAAGAATTTCTAACAAAATACAAAAAAGATAATGATGAATTCATAGGTCATTTTGGACTAGGTTTTTATTCAAGTTTTATGGTGGCAGATAGAGTTGATATATTAACTAAGTCGGCAATTGGAGAATCAAAAGCTTTCAAATGGTCTTGTGATGGATCGCCAAATTTCACCTTAGAGGAATCAGAAAGAGATACAGTTGGTACAGATGTTATTCTTCACCTACTTGAAGAAGAAAAAGAGTTTATTGAGCCTGAAAGGATTAAATCACTAATAAAAAAATATTGTGATTTTATGCCAATAGATGTCTTATTAGAAGGAGAGACAATAAATAAGAAAAATCCTCCTTGGAGAAAACAACCTAGTGAATTAAAAGATGAAGATTATATTGAGTTATATAAATATCTTTATCCTTTCCAAGGAGATCCACTTTTATGGATTCATCTAAATACAGATTACCCATATGACATACAAGGGATATTGTATTTTCCAAAGTTGTCAGGTAGAGCTGATTGGGAAAAAGGAGAAATAAAACTATTTTGCAATCAAGTATTCGTAAGCGATTCAATTAAAGAGATAGTACCAAAATACCTTTTACCTCTAAGAGGAGTTATTGACTCTACAGATATACCACTAAATGTTAGTAGAAGTGCATTACAAACAGATCGAAAAGTAAGGTCCATATCATCATTTATCTCAAAAAAAATCGCTAATAAATTGAAGGACTTGATAAAAAATTCTCCAGAATTTTATGCAGAAATTTGGGATTCAATCTCTGCTTTTATTAAAATTGGTGCTATCGAAGATGAAAAATTTGCTGATTTAGTCAATAACAGTATAATTTTCGAAACAATAATAAATTCTGAGAAAGACGTCACTAAAGATATTGAAAATAAAACTCTCATCAAATCCAATGATAAATATTTCACAACTCTGGCAAATTACAAAGAACGAAATAAAATAACTGATTCTAAAAAAATAATTTACTGTTCAGATTCGATTGCTCAGTCAAGTGCATTAAATATCTGCTTATCTGATAACAAAGAAGTTATTAAATCAGATCCATTAATTGATGCACAATTTCTTCCTTGGTTAGAAAGTAAAAACGAAGATTATCAGTTTCAAAGAGTTGATTCAGAAATAAATGAACTTGATGATAAAGAATCTAAAGAAATTGTAGATAAGGATGGCAAATCAAATACAGAAAATCTTAGAGATACTATTGTAAAAGCACTTAACAACGAAAAAGTAACAGTTAAAGTTCAGTCACTTTCAAGTAAAGGTGCACCACCAGCGATGATCTTGCTTCCAGAGCAAATGAGAAGAATTAATGATATGGGTGCTTACATGGAGCAAAAGATGCCTGGCTTACCTGAATATCATGTTCTTTTAATTAACAAGGAACATCCTCTTATTGTTGGCCTTAATAAAATTACAGGCAATAAAATAATTCTTGATAAAAAAGACCCTTTAGAAAATCCATTGGCATCTAAAATTGCAAATCATGTTTACGATATGGCTAAACTATCTGTCGGAGGATTAGATCAAGAACAGATTATTAATTTACAAAATAATAATGCCGATTTAATTTCAGATTTGCTTAATTCAACAAATTGA
- a CDS encoding ATP phosphoribosyltransferase regulatory subunit, whose amino-acid sequence MTDIKEIKLVDVKNNSNIINNLNSIYKLWGYEEVSPSFINTLETIKGRGVIDENQVVGIVSNNSLCLRPEMTTSIVKLSSTRLINKKRPIRLFTNGMVFDKKQNNKNSFKLQEKLQSGIELIGYDTKYPEIEVINILFDSIDNINLKDGCNLFLLVSTTKIMDLILNKYKNNNFEEIKKSLVNFDQDNLSKLGIDEDDKYVLKDLLFTRGEPITILRKLKTIYGMSKTLDDLNFLFETLSKISKKYGVKLQLDPTFQPHLNLYEGIVFQLIGDNGKNKSVIAKGGRYDELVRSFSPNEKIFNGIGFTISVDILRNLIKEEKTDKKRILLMFKDSYLLEKGMNEQKVQQKKGNIAVLHLNPCDDLAKANQIMKENNCSDILWVK is encoded by the coding sequence ATGACAGATATAAAGGAAATTAAATTAGTCGATGTAAAAAATAACTCAAACATCATAAATAATTTAAATAGTATTTATAAACTATGGGGATATGAAGAGGTTTCACCTTCTTTTATAAATACTTTAGAGACCATAAAGGGCCGTGGTGTTATTGACGAAAATCAGGTAGTAGGAATAGTAAGTAATAATTCATTATGTCTTAGGCCAGAGATGACAACATCAATTGTTAAATTGTCATCTACTAGATTAATAAATAAAAAAAGACCTATAAGATTATTCACCAATGGAATGGTTTTTGATAAAAAACAAAATAATAAAAATTCATTTAAGTTACAAGAAAAATTACAGAGTGGAATTGAATTAATTGGATATGATACAAAATACCCAGAAATTGAAGTTATTAATATTTTATTTGATTCAATCGACAATATTAATTTGAAGGATGGTTGTAATTTATTCCTCCTAGTAAGCACCACAAAAATAATGGATTTAATCTTAAATAAATATAAGAATAATAATTTTGAAGAAATTAAGAAAAGTCTGGTTAATTTTGATCAAGATAATTTATCTAAATTAGGAATAGATGAAGATGATAAATATGTTCTTAAAGATCTTTTATTCACACGAGGAGAGCCAATTACAATATTAAGAAAATTAAAAACTATATATGGTATGAGTAAAACATTGGATGACTTAAATTTTTTATTTGAAACATTATCAAAAATATCAAAAAAATATGGTGTTAAATTACAACTTGATCCCACTTTTCAACCTCACTTGAATTTATATGAAGGAATAGTTTTTCAACTAATAGGTGATAATGGTAAAAATAAAAGCGTCATCGCAAAAGGCGGGAGATATGATGAGTTAGTAAGATCCTTTAGTCCTAATGAGAAAATATTTAATGGGATTGGATTTACAATTTCAGTAGATATTTTAAGAAATTTAATTAAGGAAGAAAAGACAGATAAAAAAAGGATTTTATTGATGTTTAAAGATTCTTATTTGTTAGAAAAAGGTATGAATGAACAAAAAGTACAACAGAAAAAAGGAAATATTGCTGTCTTACATTTAAATCCATGTGATGACTTGGCTAAAGCCAATCAAATTATGAAAGAAAATAATTGTAGTGATATTTTATGGGTTAAATAA
- a CDS encoding inositol monophosphatase family protein, whose translation MFELSEIEELSNQLNLSILYEVAKNSAQIGNEILKVNYNKIQKISSKGRKGDLVTNVDLEVENKIKEYLLEETPYISINAEESGKLTKSTDLTWCIDPLDGTTNYSHGYPFFGTSIGLVYKNNPIIGAISVPYLDELYSACIGLGSFCNDSELKVSNPSSLSDSLLVTGFSYDRFETEDNNYAEFCYLTHKTRGVRRGGAAAVDLAFVAAGKVDGYWERGLEVWDLAAGAIIVKEAGGIISDYPSGEFNLSSGRILACSPSLENELKNELDKVSPFKKILYT comes from the coding sequence ATGTTTGAATTAAGTGAAATAGAGGAACTTTCAAATCAATTAAACTTATCCATTTTGTATGAAGTAGCAAAGAATTCCGCTCAAATTGGTAATGAAATTTTAAAAGTTAATTACAATAAAATTCAGAAAATATCATCAAAGGGTAGGAAGGGTGATCTAGTTACCAATGTTGATTTGGAAGTTGAAAATAAAATAAAAGAATATTTATTAGAAGAGACACCATACATATCTATAAATGCAGAGGAATCGGGTAAATTAACCAAATCTACAGATTTAACGTGGTGTATAGACCCATTAGACGGAACAACAAATTATTCCCATGGATATCCTTTTTTTGGGACTTCTATTGGTCTTGTATATAAAAATAATCCAATTATAGGTGCTATATCAGTACCTTATTTAGATGAACTATATTCAGCATGTATAGGTTTAGGCTCATTCTGCAATGATAGTGAACTTAAAGTTTCTAATCCGTCTAGTCTTTCTGATAGTCTACTTGTTACCGGTTTCTCTTATGACAGATTTGAGACAGAGGATAATAATTATGCTGAATTTTGTTATTTAACACATAAAACTAGAGGTGTTAGAAGAGGAGGAGCAGCAGCAGTTGATCTGGCATTTGTTGCGGCCGGTAAGGTAGATGGATACTGGGAAAGAGGATTGGAGGTATGGGACCTGGCGGCCGGTGCTATTATTGTAAAAGAGGCTGGTGGTATTATTTCTGATTATCCATCAGGCGAATTTAATTTAAGTTCAGGAAGAATTTTAGCTTGTTCTCCCAGCCTTGAGAATGAATTAAAAAATGAACTAGATAAAGTCTCTCCATTTAAAAAAATTCTCTATACCTAA
- a CDS encoding 2Fe-2S iron-sulfur cluster-binding protein, whose protein sequence is MKKTFKVTIKNKETGKVYQEHVNSDDYILKEFEKKGFKLAFSCRNGCCTSCAVKIKTGTLQQPEAMGVSQALKDKGYALLCVAKATSDLEVETTYEDEVYDLQFGQYFGRGNTRVAPPWEFEED, encoded by the coding sequence TTGAAAAAGACTTTCAAAGTCACGATTAAAAATAAGGAAACCGGAAAGGTATACCAAGAGCATGTTAATAGTGATGATTACATACTTAAGGAATTTGAAAAGAAAGGTTTTAAACTAGCATTTTCATGTAGAAATGGTTGCTGTACAAGTTGTGCAGTTAAAATTAAAACTGGTACCCTGCAACAACCTGAAGCCATGGGTGTATCTCAGGCTTTAAAAGACAAAGGGTATGCACTTCTTTGTGTCGCGAAAGCAACTTCAGATCTTGAAGTAGAAACCACATATGAAGATGAAGTTTACGATTTACAATTTGGACAATATTTTGGGAGGGGAAATACAAGAGTTGCGCCACCTTGGGAATTTGAGGAAGATTAA
- the dnaK gene encoding molecular chaperone DnaK, with product MGQIVGIDLGTTNSVVGVIEAGRPIVIANSEGSRTTPSIVGFTKDKEIVIGDQARRQLVLNPKNTFFNLKRFIGSDWDELDENSISVPYNVKANTNGSVRVLSPNTEREYAPEELVSSLIRKLINDAETYLGDTVDSAVITVPAYFNESQRQATKDSAILAGIKVDRILNEPTAAALAYGFEKSSSNNVLVFDLGGGTFDVSLLKISNGVFDVKATCGDTQLGGNNFDSKIVDWLAEKFLVKHDIDLRRDRQALQRLTEAAEKAKCELSGLQKTKISLPFITTSKEGPLHIEETLDRKIFESLSQDLLDRLLEPVQIALDDSGWNADDIDEVVLVGGSTRIPMVQQLVKTLVPNDPCQSVNPDEVVAVGAAIQSGIISGDLQDLLLNDVTPLSLGLETIGGLMKVLIPRNTPIPVRQSDVFSTSEANQSSVVVQVRQGERPLASENKSLGKFRLSGIPPAPRGIPQVQVAFDIDANGLLEVSATDRTTGRKQTVTISGGSNLNEQEINSIIEEAKEKANEDRKRRSVIDRKNSALTLIAQAERRLRDASLEFGPYGAERQQRAVELAIQDVEEYIDDDDPQELEISVSALQEALFGLNRKFAAEKKTDSNPLQSIKNTFGSLKDELFSDDYWDDDPWDNQMNRNYRNSRYGNSRDDDPWDNDYFL from the coding sequence ATGGGGCAAATAGTTGGAATTGATTTAGGTACTACTAACTCTGTTGTCGGAGTGATAGAAGCTGGACGTCCAATTGTTATTGCAAATTCTGAGGGTTCTAGAACTACACCTTCAATAGTTGGATTTACAAAAGACAAGGAAATAGTAATAGGAGACCAAGCGAGAAGACAACTTGTTCTAAATCCTAAGAATACCTTTTTTAACCTTAAACGATTTATTGGTAGTGATTGGGATGAATTAGATGAGAATAGTATTTCTGTTCCTTATAACGTTAAGGCTAATACCAATGGAAGCGTTAGGGTTCTTAGTCCAAATACAGAAAGAGAGTATGCACCAGAAGAATTAGTGAGCTCATTGATCAGAAAATTAATTAATGATGCTGAAACTTATCTTGGCGATACTGTTGATTCTGCAGTTATTACTGTCCCTGCTTACTTTAATGAATCTCAACGGCAAGCTACAAAGGACTCTGCAATATTAGCTGGTATTAAAGTAGATAGAATTCTAAATGAACCTACTGCTGCTGCTCTTGCTTATGGTTTTGAAAAAAGTTCTTCTAATAATGTCTTGGTTTTTGATTTAGGAGGAGGAACATTTGATGTTTCATTATTGAAAATTTCTAATGGTGTATTTGATGTTAAAGCCACTTGTGGTGATACCCAGCTAGGAGGAAACAATTTTGATTCAAAAATAGTCGATTGGCTTGCAGAAAAATTTCTAGTTAAACATGATATTGATCTAAGAAGGGATAGACAAGCTTTACAGAGATTAACTGAAGCTGCCGAAAAAGCTAAATGTGAATTATCTGGATTGCAAAAAACAAAAATATCCTTACCTTTTATCACAACTAGTAAAGAGGGTCCATTACATATTGAGGAGACCTTAGATAGAAAAATATTTGAATCATTATCTCAAGATCTTTTAGATCGATTATTAGAGCCCGTGCAAATAGCCTTAGATGATTCTGGATGGAATGCAGATGATATTGATGAGGTAGTTCTTGTAGGTGGCAGTACAAGAATCCCAATGGTTCAACAATTAGTAAAGACTCTTGTTCCAAATGACCCTTGTCAATCGGTTAATCCTGATGAAGTTGTAGCAGTTGGAGCTGCGATTCAATCTGGAATTATTAGTGGTGATTTACAAGATTTACTCCTAAATGACGTTACTCCCTTGTCTTTAGGTTTAGAAACTATTGGTGGTCTAATGAAGGTACTCATTCCTCGTAATACTCCAATACCAGTTAGACAATCTGATGTTTTTAGCACGTCCGAAGCTAATCAATCATCTGTGGTTGTTCAAGTACGGCAGGGGGAAAGGCCTTTAGCCTCTGAAAATAAATCACTTGGTAAATTTAGACTATCAGGAATACCTCCAGCTCCAAGAGGAATACCTCAAGTCCAGGTAGCATTTGATATTGATGCCAATGGTCTTTTAGAAGTAAGTGCAACTGATAGAACCACTGGAAGAAAGCAAACAGTTACAATTTCTGGAGGGTCTAATTTAAACGAACAAGAAATAAATTCGATAATTGAAGAAGCTAAAGAAAAAGCTAATGAAGATAGAAAAAGAAGATCTGTAATTGATAGAAAAAATAGTGCATTAACTCTTATTGCGCAAGCTGAGAGAAGGCTTAGAGATGCTTCATTGGAATTTGGGCCTTACGGTGCTGAAAGACAACAAAGAGCCGTTGAATTAGCTATTCAAGATGTTGAAGAATATATAGATGATGATGACCCTCAAGAATTAGAAATCTCTGTAAGTGCTCTTCAAGAAGCATTATTCGGCTTAAATAGAAAATTTGCAGCAGAAAAGAAAACTGATAGTAATCCCTTACAAAGCATTAAAAATACATTTGGATCATTAAAGGATGAACTCTTTTCAGATGATTATTGGGATGATGATCCTTGGGATAATCAAATGAATAGAAATTATAGAAATTCGAGGTATGGTAATTCTAGAGACGATGATCCATGGGACAATGACTACTTCCTCTAA
- a CDS encoding DnaJ C-terminal domain-containing protein yields the protein MVILETMIHGTMTTSSKKDYLSILGLSPDFDDKELKKAFRREARKWHPDLNKNDLNAEERFKLINQAYEYLRNPNIRKNISDENIQDDYENNNFKTGFPDFQDYLDSLFGYEYSPKNYEDYDNEPFEDESINTNNDEFNNYEYPTTSPEEPPPVKLHQDIETIIELTPDEALNGASILIELEDETVVEVDTPPFAGDGWRLRLENIARGGKDHYLQLKVQTESGLRIDGLRVLYKLELFPHDALLGCAVEVPTLDGNVTLQVPPKSSTGRMLRLKGRGLTFEDNVGDQYVEILVVIPADINDEEIALYTRLQELSLSDS from the coding sequence ATGGTAATTCTAGAGACGATGATCCATGGGACAATGACTACTTCCTCTAAAAAAGACTATTTGTCAATTTTGGGTTTATCGCCTGATTTCGATGATAAAGAACTTAAAAAGGCTTTTCGAAGAGAAGCAAGAAAATGGCACCCAGATTTAAATAAAAACGACCTTAATGCAGAAGAGAGATTTAAATTAATTAACCAAGCATACGAATATCTACGCAATCCCAATATAAGAAAAAATATTTCGGATGAAAATATTCAAGATGATTACGAAAATAATAATTTCAAGACAGGGTTTCCTGATTTTCAAGATTATCTTGATTCATTATTTGGATATGAATACTCACCAAAGAATTACGAGGATTATGATAATGAACCATTTGAGGATGAATCAATAAATACAAATAATGATGAATTTAATAATTATGAATACCCTACAACCTCTCCAGAAGAGCCCCCTCCAGTTAAACTCCATCAAGATATTGAAACAATTATTGAACTAACTCCTGATGAGGCCTTAAATGGAGCTTCAATTTTAATAGAGCTTGAAGATGAAACCGTAGTAGAAGTCGATACGCCTCCTTTCGCTGGAGATGGGTGGCGATTAAGACTTGAAAATATCGCAAGAGGAGGTAAAGATCATTATCTACAGTTAAAAGTTCAAACCGAAAGTGGTCTAAGAATAGACGGTTTAAGAGTTCTTTATAAACTAGAGTTATTTCCTCATGATGCTCTACTTGGTTGTGCAGTAGAGGTCCCCACCCTTGATGGAAATGTCACACTTCAAGTGCCACCAAAATCATCTACGGGAAGAATGTTACGTTTGAAAGGGAGGGGTTTAACTTTCGAAGATAATGTAGGTGATCAATATGTTGAAATCTTGGTAGTTATACCTGCTGATATTAATGATGAAGAAATTGCTTTATATACAAGATTACAAGAATTATCACTTTCTGATTCCTAA
- a CDS encoding DUF3110 domain-containing protein translates to MNIFVLLYNSGTDKEGIHSIELKGRTIVLVFEDKDDATRYCGLLEAQDFPLPTVEMINIEEIKDFCIKLDYECKLVEKNFVPKTAEDRLLISPPQKNLEVENWEEDKNSKKDNFDINTIKENLEKLL, encoded by the coding sequence ATGAACATATTTGTTCTTTTATATAATTCAGGAACAGATAAGGAAGGAATTCATTCAATTGAACTAAAAGGAAGAACCATTGTTCTTGTCTTTGAAGATAAGGATGATGCAACAAGATATTGTGGTCTATTAGAAGCTCAAGATTTTCCTTTGCCAACAGTTGAAATGATCAACATTGAGGAAATAAAAGATTTCTGCATTAAATTAGACTATGAATGCAAATTAGTAGAAAAAAATTTTGTACCTAAAACAGCAGAAGATAGGTTACTAATTTCACCACCACAGAAAAACCTAGAAGTTGAAAATTGGGAGGAGGACAAAAATAGTAAAAAAGATAACTTTGATATAAATACCATTAAGGAAAACCTTGAAAAGTTGCTTTAG
- a CDS encoding peptidylprolyl isomerase, with the protein MTTALFETEVGNINIEFFSDDAPNTVKNFTNLISDGFYDGLAFHRVIPGFMAQGGCPNTREGASGMPGTGGPGYNIKCEINSNKHLKGSLSMAHAGKDTGGSQFFIVYEPQPHLDGVHTVFGKTDDMDVVLKLTNGSKIIKATLN; encoded by the coding sequence ATGACAACTGCATTATTTGAAACAGAAGTAGGGAACATTAATATTGAATTTTTCTCTGACGACGCACCTAATACAGTTAAAAACTTTACGAATTTGATAAGTGATGGTTTTTATGATGGTCTAGCATTTCACAGAGTTATTCCTGGATTTATGGCTCAGGGTGGATGTCCTAATACTCGTGAAGGAGCATCTGGTATGCCTGGAACTGGAGGTCCTGGATATAATATTAAATGTGAAATTAATTCCAATAAACATTTAAAAGGCTCACTTTCTATGGCACATGCAGGAAAAGATACAGGTGGTAGTCAGTTTTTCATAGTCTATGAACCCCAGCCTCATCTAGATGGAGTTCATACTGTTTTTGGCAAGACAGATGATATGGATGTTGTACTAAAGCTTACTAACGGTTCAAAAATTATTAAGGCAACTCTAAACTAG